From Maribacter dokdonensis DSW-8, the proteins below share one genomic window:
- a CDS encoding diacylglycerol kinase, producing MPKESFLVNRIKSVGFAFKGAILLIRTEASIKIQVFIAIVMTAAGFYFDISSTEWILQIFAIAIVLGIEGMNTAVEKIADYIQPEFDVKIGFIKDISAGAVMLVSIASAIIGLIIYVPKIL from the coding sequence ATGCCAAAAGAATCCTTTTTGGTCAATCGTATTAAAAGTGTTGGTTTCGCCTTTAAAGGTGCCATACTTTTAATACGAACCGAAGCAAGTATTAAAATTCAGGTATTCATTGCTATAGTTATGACAGCCGCTGGTTTTTATTTCGACATTTCAAGTACGGAATGGATACTTCAAATATTTGCAATAGCCATTGTTTTAGGTATTGAAGGCATGAATACGGCCGTAGAAAAAATTGCTGACTACATTCAACCAGAATTTGATGTAAAAATCGGATTTATAAAAGATATATCTGCGGGTGCCGTAATGTTAGTTTCTATAGCATCAGCCATTATTGGTCTTATTATATACGTACCAAAGATTCTTTAG
- the tpx gene encoding thiol peroxidase, with protein sequence MASVTLKGNEIHTIGTLPDNGSKAPEFELTKNDLSTVKLSDYEGSRVVLNIFPSVDTGTCAQSVRQFNQEAAELDNTIVLCISKDLPFAQARFCGTEGIENVEMLSDFKDGNFGKGYNVAFSDGPLAPLLSRAVVVVDEKGNVIYTEQVAETTEEPNYKAALEALMN encoded by the coding sequence ATGGCTTCGGTTACATTAAAAGGAAATGAAATACACACTATAGGAACTTTACCAGATAATGGCAGCAAAGCTCCGGAATTTGAATTAACTAAAAACGACTTATCTACCGTAAAACTTTCTGACTATGAAGGTTCAAGGGTAGTTCTAAATATTTTCCCTAGTGTTGACACAGGTACTTGTGCACAATCTGTTCGCCAGTTCAACCAAGAAGCTGCAGAGTTGGATAACACCATAGTACTATGCATTTCTAAGGACTTACCATTTGCTCAGGCAAGATTTTGTGGTACAGAAGGTATTGAAAATGTTGAGATGCTTTCAGATTTTAAAGATGGTAATTTTGGAAAAGGTTACAACGTAGCATTTTCAGACGGTCCTTTAGCTCCTTTATTATCAAGAGCCGTAGTGGTTGTTGACGAAAAAGGTAATGTTATTTATACTGAGCAGGTAGCTGAAACTACTGAAGAGCCAAATTACAAAGCAGCATTAGAGGCGTTGATGAACTAA
- a CDS encoding Lrp/AsnC family transcriptional regulator: MKLDQIDNKLLELLQEDSKKTTKEYALKLGLSTTAIYERIKRLEREGAIRSYVALVDKAIVNRNFTVFCHVKLVQHVKDNIAQFEAQVMRLQEVVECHHLSGDYDYLLKIHVKDMEAYRHFMVNKLTTMNHIGSTQSSFTIKEVKHSTAIPL, from the coding sequence ATGAAACTTGACCAAATTGATAACAAGCTATTGGAATTACTACAGGAAGATAGTAAGAAGACAACTAAAGAGTATGCCTTAAAATTAGGGCTTTCCACCACTGCCATTTATGAACGTATAAAAAGATTGGAACGGGAAGGGGCAATAAGAAGTTACGTGGCGTTAGTTGACAAAGCTATTGTAAATAGGAACTTTACGGTATTTTGTCACGTGAAGTTAGTGCAGCATGTTAAGGATAATATTGCACAATTTGAAGCACAGGTCATGCGTTTGCAAGAGGTGGTAGAATGTCACCATTTAAGTGGTGATTATGATTATCTATTGAAAATTCATGTTAAAGATATGGAGGCTTACAGACATTTTATGGTCAATAAATTAACGACTATGAATCATATTGGAAGTACTCAAAGCTCATTTACTATAAAAGAGGTAAAGCATTCTACCGCTATACCGCTTTAA
- a CDS encoding FtsK/SpoIIIE family DNA translocase, with product MAKKASKSKPKPTKKRSPFKLSKQNKIILGSLLMLFSIALFFSFISFYFNWQDDQSLLSEFKDRNELAKNLLNKFGASISHFFMYKGFGVASLIFPFLICISGIYLFLGLPSKALIKKWIWGLLFVIWISIALGFFATTSPLLGGLVGFEMNDFLQDYAGKIGVLLLLVFGLIFILVRLFEVTPEGISAFFKSRKEAITTEFKANQERKANKKKSLEEEEALLTTSLEEEAPVVVDTYTHKTEIPHLEKEEDNLSDFEITAPEPEETLAMEVEQVIEEPEEIDVLANKLVDDFGEFDPTLELGNYKFPHIDLLDQHGTTGGITINQEELEENKNRIVETLKNYKIGIAQIKATIGPTVTLYEIVPEAGVRISKIKNLEDDIALSLAALGIRIIAPIPGKGTIGIEVPNKNSTIVSMRSVIASSKFQKAEMELPIAFGKTISNETFVVDLAKMPHLLMAGATGQGKSVGLNAVLTSLLYKRHPAEVKFILVDPKKVELTLYNKIERHFLAKLPDSEEAIITDNTKVIHTLNSLCIEMDNRYELLKLAMVRNLKEYNTKFKARKLNPNDGHKFLPYIVLVIDEFADLIMTAGKEVETPVARLAQLARAIGIHLIIATQRPSVNVITGIIKANFPARLAFRVTSKIDSRTILDTAGADQLIGRGDMLFTQGNDVTRIQCAFVDTPEVAKIVEFIGSQRAYPDAHELPEYVGEDSGTSLDNNVSERDSKFREAAEVIVIAQQGSASLIQRKLKLGYNRAGRIIDQLEAAGIVGPFEGSKARQVYVSDMVALQQILDNE from the coding sequence ATGGCAAAAAAGGCATCTAAATCAAAGCCAAAACCTACTAAAAAACGATCACCGTTTAAATTATCCAAACAGAATAAAATCATTTTGGGTAGTTTGCTCATGCTATTTAGTATAGCGCTGTTTTTCTCTTTTATATCGTTTTACTTTAACTGGCAAGATGACCAAAGCCTATTGTCCGAGTTCAAGGACAGGAATGAACTTGCAAAAAATCTTCTGAATAAATTTGGCGCTAGTATCAGTCATTTTTTCATGTATAAAGGATTTGGAGTTGCTTCACTTATATTCCCTTTTTTAATATGTATTAGTGGAATCTACCTATTCTTAGGTCTACCATCTAAGGCGCTCATTAAGAAATGGATTTGGGGTTTACTTTTTGTCATCTGGATTTCAATTGCCCTTGGGTTCTTTGCAACTACAAGTCCATTATTAGGCGGCTTAGTTGGTTTTGAAATGAACGATTTTCTTCAAGATTACGCAGGTAAAATTGGTGTTTTATTATTATTGGTCTTTGGTCTTATTTTTATTCTCGTTCGTTTGTTTGAAGTTACTCCTGAAGGAATTTCAGCTTTCTTTAAATCAAGAAAAGAAGCCATAACTACAGAGTTTAAAGCAAACCAAGAACGTAAGGCAAACAAAAAGAAATCTTTAGAAGAGGAAGAAGCATTGCTAACTACTTCTCTTGAAGAAGAAGCTCCAGTGGTTGTAGACACCTATACCCATAAAACTGAAATTCCCCATTTAGAAAAAGAGGAAGATAATTTAAGTGATTTTGAAATAACTGCACCAGAACCTGAGGAAACTTTGGCTATGGAAGTTGAGCAAGTTATTGAAGAGCCAGAAGAAATAGATGTACTGGCCAATAAGTTAGTAGACGATTTTGGTGAGTTTGACCCTACTCTTGAATTAGGAAATTATAAATTTCCACACATTGATCTTTTAGACCAACATGGTACAACTGGGGGTATTACCATAAATCAGGAAGAATTAGAGGAGAACAAGAATAGAATTGTTGAAACCCTCAAAAATTATAAAATTGGTATTGCCCAAATTAAGGCAACCATAGGTCCTACAGTAACCTTATATGAAATTGTACCGGAAGCTGGTGTAAGAATCAGTAAGATCAAGAATCTAGAAGATGATATTGCATTATCATTGGCTGCACTCGGTATACGTATAATTGCCCCTATTCCGGGTAAAGGCACCATTGGTATTGAGGTTCCTAATAAAAATTCTACCATAGTTTCTATGCGCTCGGTAATTGCATCAAGCAAATTTCAAAAAGCCGAAATGGAACTGCCTATTGCTTTTGGTAAAACCATTAGTAATGAAACCTTTGTGGTAGATTTAGCAAAAATGCCACACTTACTAATGGCAGGTGCTACAGGTCAAGGTAAATCTGTTGGATTAAATGCGGTTTTAACCTCGTTATTGTATAAAAGGCATCCTGCAGAAGTTAAATTTATTCTAGTAGACCCTAAAAAAGTAGAGCTTACCCTTTACAACAAAATTGAACGTCATTTCTTGGCCAAACTTCCAGATTCGGAAGAAGCTATTATTACTGACAATACCAAAGTAATTCATACCCTGAACTCGCTTTGTATTGAAATGGACAATAGGTATGAGTTACTGAAATTGGCAATGGTTCGTAACTTAAAAGAGTACAACACCAAGTTTAAGGCCAGAAAACTTAACCCTAATGATGGACATAAGTTCTTGCCTTATATCGTATTGGTTATTGATGAGTTCGCAGATTTAATTATGACCGCAGGTAAAGAGGTTGAAACACCGGTAGCCAGACTAGCTCAATTGGCAAGGGCTATTGGTATACATTTGATCATTGCAACACAAAGACCATCGGTTAACGTTATTACTGGTATTATCAAAGCCAATTTCCCGGCTAGGTTAGCCTTTAGGGTAACTTCAAAAATAGATTCAAGAACCATTTTAGATACAGCAGGTGCCGATCAATTAATTGGTAGAGGTGACATGTTGTTTACGCAAGGTAATGATGTCACACGTATTCAATGTGCTTTTGTAGACACGCCGGAAGTGGCTAAAATAGTAGAGTTTATTGGTAGTCAACGCGCCTACCCCGATGCGCATGAGCTTCCCGAATATGTTGGTGAAGATTCTGGCACGAGTCTTGATAATAACGTGTCGGAAAGGGATTCTAAGTTCCGTGAAGCTGCTGAAGTCATTGTTATTGCCCAGCAGGGATCTGCCTCTTTAATTCAAAGAAAATTAAAACTTGGCTACAATAGAGCCGGTAGAATCATTGATCAATTAGAAGCAGCTGGAATTGTAGGTCCGTTTGAAGGCAGCAAGGCAAGACAAGTTTATGTGTCTGATATGGTGGCCCTTCAACAAATATTGGATAACGAATAA
- a CDS encoding aminotransferase class I/II-fold pyridoxal phosphate-dependent enzyme — translation MSHKSSNDLQDLQYFGEYGGVNPSISDSSTYTFISAKTMFDTFEGNTEGCYLYSRHSSPSNLYLGEALAALEGTESANVTASGMGAITAVILQICSAGDHIISSRTIYGGTYAFMKNFLVKFGIETSFLDITDLDAVENAIRPNTKLIYCESVSNPLLEVADISALSRIAKKNKLLLAVDNTFSPLTITPAKLGADIVIHSLTKFINGTSDCVAGVVCGTTEFCLGLKDVNNGAGMLLGSTLDSLRASSILKNMRTLHIRMKKHSENAQFLAENFERDGLRIVYPGLSSHPGHLIMEDQMNPEYGYGGLITMDVGSLENANALMELMQERKLGYLAVSLGFYKTLFSAPGSSTSSEIPMEEQLEMGLGNGLIRFSIGLDDDIERTYELMKKCLLDLNILDIKSIKV, via the coding sequence ATGAGTCACAAAAGCAGCAATGATTTACAAGATTTACAATACTTTGGAGAATACGGTGGCGTAAATCCGTCCATATCAGATTCATCAACATATACTTTCATATCGGCAAAGACGATGTTCGATACTTTTGAAGGAAACACAGAAGGCTGCTATCTATATAGTAGGCATTCCTCTCCTTCAAACTTATATTTAGGGGAAGCCCTTGCAGCTTTAGAAGGTACAGAAAGCGCCAATGTAACCGCCAGTGGCATGGGGGCTATTACAGCTGTAATTTTACAAATATGCAGTGCGGGCGACCACATAATAAGTAGTAGAACAATTTACGGTGGCACATATGCTTTCATGAAAAACTTTCTAGTAAAGTTTGGGATAGAAACTAGCTTTTTAGACATTACGGATTTAGATGCCGTGGAAAACGCTATTAGACCAAATACTAAATTGATCTACTGTGAGAGCGTAAGCAACCCGCTTTTAGAAGTAGCGGACATTTCGGCATTATCACGAATAGCAAAGAAGAACAAACTACTATTAGCTGTTGACAATACCTTCTCGCCTTTAACCATTACCCCGGCAAAATTGGGTGCAGATATCGTCATACACAGTTTAACCAAATTTATAAATGGTACTAGCGATTGTGTTGCAGGGGTCGTTTGCGGCACCACCGAATTTTGTTTAGGACTTAAAGATGTAAATAATGGTGCGGGTATGTTATTAGGTAGTACATTAGATAGTTTAAGAGCTTCTTCAATTCTAAAAAACATGCGTACACTGCATATACGCATGAAAAAACACAGTGAAAATGCCCAGTTCTTGGCTGAAAATTTTGAAAGGGACGGACTTAGAATAGTCTATCCAGGACTCTCATCTCACCCAGGTCATTTGATTATGGAAGATCAAATGAATCCGGAATATGGTTACGGCGGCTTAATTACAATGGACGTTGGCAGTTTAGAAAATGCCAATGCATTGATGGAATTAATGCAAGAAAGAAAATTGGGTTACTTAGCCGTAAGTTTAGGTTTTTATAAAACCTTGTTCAGTGCCCCAGGTAGCTCAACGTCTTCTGAAATTCCTATGGAAGAACAACTAGAAATGGGATTGGGCAATGGCCTAATTAGATTTTCCATTGGACTTGACGACGACATAGAACGAACCTATGAATTAATGAAAAAATGCCTTTTGGACCTTAATATTCTGGATATCAAAAGCATAAAAGTCTAA
- a CDS encoding LolA family protein, with product MKKIIIVLTVMLSTAFANAQNSDKAKALLDEVYNKVQGYDNIFVDFKFDLKNAEAGINQETRGDVTLAGNKYMFNYLGSQQIFDGNKVYTIVPENEEVTIEDKSDDENAMTPSKMLTFYKEGHNYAWDILQNIQGRKIQYVKLTPIDSDTEIKSRLLGIDMGTKHIYKLIETGKNGTKTTITVNSFKTDQDLSKTLFTFDEAKYKDEGYFIIRN from the coding sequence ATGAAAAAAATTATTATTGTATTAACGGTTATGTTATCTACAGCTTTTGCAAATGCGCAAAATTCCGATAAGGCAAAAGCTTTATTAGATGAAGTATATAACAAAGTACAGGGTTACGACAACATTTTTGTTGACTTTAAATTCGATTTAAAGAATGCAGAAGCAGGTATTAATCAAGAAACAAGAGGCGACGTTACACTTGCCGGCAATAAATACATGTTCAATTACCTTGGATCACAACAGATTTTTGATGGTAATAAAGTGTATACTATTGTTCCTGAAAACGAAGAAGTAACCATAGAAGATAAATCTGACGATGAAAATGCCATGACACCTTCTAAAATGTTGACATTCTACAAGGAAGGACATAACTATGCATGGGACATTTTACAGAATATACAAGGTAGAAAAATTCAATATGTTAAGTTAACACCTATTGACTCTGACACCGAGATCAAATCTAGATTATTGGGTATTGATATGGGCACTAAGCATATCTACAAATTAATTGAGACAGGTAAAAACGGTACCAAGACTACGATCACTGTTAATTCTTTTAAAACAGATCAAGATTTGTCCAAAACCTTATTTACTTTTGACGAAGCCAAATATAAAGATGAAGGCTATTTCATTATAAGAAATTAG
- a CDS encoding peroxiredoxin: protein MAFVGKKFPNISVNAMNDMGDTFKLNVLEEAQKNNKKVVLFWYPKDFTFVCPTELHAFQAAIGEFEKRNTLVIGASCDTPEVHFAWLSTDKDNGGIEGVTYPILADSNRNLSSVLGILDIQNEVYDEETETVQVEGDNVTYRATYIIDEEGVVQHESINNMPLGRNVGEYLRLVDALTHVQEKGEVCPANWEEGKEAMSANRDGVASYLSAHAN, encoded by the coding sequence ATGGCATTTGTAGGAAAGAAATTCCCAAATATTAGTGTTAACGCAATGAACGACATGGGCGATACTTTTAAACTTAATGTTTTAGAAGAAGCTCAAAAGAATAATAAAAAAGTAGTTCTATTCTGGTATCCAAAAGATTTCACTTTTGTTTGCCCAACGGAATTACACGCATTCCAAGCTGCCATTGGTGAGTTCGAAAAAAGAAACACACTTGTAATAGGTGCATCTTGTGATACTCCAGAAGTACACTTTGCTTGGTTGAGCACAGACAAGGATAACGGTGGTATTGAAGGTGTAACATATCCAATTTTAGCGGATAGTAACCGTAACCTATCTAGCGTTTTAGGAATATTGGATATCCAAAACGAAGTTTACGACGAAGAAACTGAAACCGTTCAGGTTGAAGGTGACAATGTTACTTACAGAGCAACATATATCATTGATGAAGAAGGTGTTGTACAACACGAAAGTATCAACAATATGCCTTTAGGTAGAAATGTTGGTGAGTATTTACGTTTGGTAGATGCTTTAACCCATGTACAGGAAAAAGGTGAAGTTTGCCCTGCAAACTGGGAAGAAGGTAAAGAGGCAATGTCTGCAAATAGAGACGGTGTTGCTAGCTACCTTTCTGCTCATGCAAACTAA
- a CDS encoding thioredoxin family protein, with translation MLLELEQDNLQEIIENNPNVVVQYSATWCGNCRIMKPKFKKEASQNENITFVLADAEKFPESRKLADVSNLPTFASFESGKLKNQVQTNKYDLLKELIGEITHN, from the coding sequence ATGTTATTAGAATTAGAACAAGATAATTTACAGGAAATCATTGAGAACAACCCTAACGTTGTTGTTCAATACTCTGCCACGTGGTGCGGTAACTGTAGAATTATGAAGCCTAAATTTAAAAAAGAAGCTTCACAGAACGAAAATATTACTTTTGTATTGGCAGATGCCGAAAAGTTTCCAGAATCAAGAAAATTAGCTGACGTAAGCAACTTACCAACTTTTGCTTCATTTGAGTCAGGTAAATTAAAAAACCAGGTTCAGACCAATAAGTATGACCTATTAAAAGAACTGATCGGTGAGATTACCCATAATTAA
- a CDS encoding DUF6952 family protein, translating to MRLPIIKLLTEFIEEKDSDYVLETIETLEALTELPSLKDEELDVIGELISNMYGAIEVSNSIEAGTPKKDAMNQFMKRVLGSIDQ from the coding sequence GTGAGATTACCCATAATTAAATTATTGACGGAGTTCATTGAGGAGAAGGATAGTGACTATGTTCTAGAGACCATTGAAACTCTAGAAGCACTTACAGAGTTGCCTTCGCTAAAAGATGAAGAACTTGATGTCATTGGAGAACTTATTTCAAATATGTACGGTGCCATTGAAGTTTCCAATAGCATAGAAGCTGGCACTCCAAAAAAAGATGCTATGAATCAGTTTATGAAACGGGTCTTAGGCTCCATAGACCAATAA
- the lpdA gene encoding dihydrolipoyl dehydrogenase, with amino-acid sequence MDQYDVAIIGSGPGGYVAAIRCAQLGMKTAIIEKYSTLGGTCLNVGCIPSKAMLDSSHHYEDAIKHFDEHGIEIPGEVKVNLEKMIARKQGVVDQTTKGIEFLMDKNKITVYEGVGSFKDATHINIKKNDGKTEEIEAKNIIIATGSKPSTLPFITLDKERIITSTEALELKEVPKHMIVIGGGVIGLELGQVYKRLGADVTVVEFMDRIIPGMDGALSKELTKVLKKQKMKFALSHKVKSVERKGDQVIVKADDKKGQEVVFEGDYCLVAVGRKPYTDGLNVDAAGVQLDERGKVIVDEHLKTNVDNIYAIGDVIKGAMLAHKAEEEGTLVAEQLAGQKPHIDYNLIPGVVYTWPEVAAVGKTEEELKEAGVDYKVGQFPMRALGRARASMDTDGFVKILADKKTDEVLGVHMVGARVADLIAEAVTAMEFRASAEDISRMSHAHPTYAEAVKEAALAATDDRALHV; translated from the coding sequence ATGGATCAATATGATGTAGCCATTATAGGCTCAGGACCTGGAGGATATGTCGCAGCAATACGTTGTGCGCAACTAGGAATGAAAACTGCAATAATTGAAAAATATTCCACCTTGGGCGGAACATGTTTAAATGTTGGCTGTATTCCTTCTAAGGCGATGTTAGATTCTTCGCATCATTATGAAGATGCCATTAAGCATTTTGATGAGCATGGTATTGAGATTCCTGGTGAAGTTAAAGTGAACTTGGAAAAAATGATCGCTCGTAAGCAAGGTGTGGTTGATCAAACTACAAAGGGTATAGAGTTTTTGATGGACAAAAATAAAATTACCGTTTATGAAGGTGTAGGTAGTTTTAAAGATGCTACTCATATTAACATCAAAAAGAACGATGGAAAAACCGAAGAGATCGAAGCTAAGAATATTATTATAGCCACAGGTTCCAAACCATCTACCTTACCGTTCATTACATTGGATAAAGAACGTATCATCACATCTACAGAAGCTCTAGAACTAAAGGAAGTACCAAAACATATGATTGTTATTGGTGGTGGTGTTATAGGCTTGGAATTAGGTCAGGTGTATAAAAGACTAGGGGCAGATGTTACTGTGGTCGAGTTTATGGATCGTATTATTCCTGGTATGGATGGTGCACTTTCAAAAGAACTGACCAAGGTGCTTAAAAAGCAAAAAATGAAGTTTGCCTTATCTCACAAAGTAAAATCGGTTGAAAGAAAAGGAGATCAGGTTATTGTAAAGGCCGATGATAAAAAAGGTCAAGAGGTTGTTTTTGAAGGTGACTACTGTTTGGTTGCTGTAGGTAGAAAGCCTTATACTGACGGATTAAATGTTGATGCTGCAGGTGTTCAACTTGATGAAAGAGGTAAAGTCATTGTTGATGAGCACTTGAAAACTAACGTAGATAATATCTACGCTATTGGTGATGTCATCAAAGGAGCTATGTTAGCTCATAAAGCTGAAGAAGAAGGTACTTTGGTTGCTGAGCAATTGGCAGGTCAAAAACCTCATATTGATTATAACTTAATACCTGGGGTTGTGTATACTTGGCCAGAGGTAGCTGCAGTTGGTAAAACTGAAGAAGAGCTAAAGGAAGCTGGTGTTGACTATAAAGTTGGTCAATTTCCAATGCGCGCTTTGGGCCGTGCAAGGGCAAGTATGGATACTGACGGATTTGTAAAGATCCTTGCCGATAAAAAGACCGATGAAGTCTTAGGAGTTCATATGGTGGGTGCTCGTGTTGCAGATTTAATTGCCGAAGCGGTAACTGCAATGGAATTTAGAGCTTCTGCAGAAGATATTTCTAGAATGAGCCATGCTCATCCAACATATGCTGAAGCAGTGAAAGAAGCAGCATTGGCCGCAACCGATGATCGTGCGCTTCATGTTTAA
- the nhaC gene encoding Na+/H+ antiporter NhaC, with amino-acid sequence MIDQNTNEHRENEHIVDNKELSIFAALVPVIALVAMLAYNVYVFGDDALSGSNQFILLLGGAVAAIVGFLNKVSYKQMIAEVEENIKSTTGALLILLMVGALAGTWLVSGIIPAMIYYGLQILNPTIFLAACVIICAIISVATGSSWTTSATVGIALIGIGEALGISLGMTAGAVLSGAYFGDKLSPLSDTTNLAPAMAGGELFSHIKYMLWTTVPTISVTLIVFLIIGFSLNTSGEADVDAILASIDSSFNINGWLFLVPIAVIALIVKKTPPLAALLIGTLLAAIFALIFQPNIVAGITGASELNFESGYQGILKAITVSTDIPTDNKALSDLFSSKGMKGMLDTIWLIICAMFFGGIMDGIGALARITKSLLSMAKSTFGLFFSTGISCIVLNGTASDQYLAIVVPGKMFSKAFKDKGLAPENLSRTLEDTGTVTSVLIPYNTCGAYHSGVLGVGVAEYFVYAIFNWLSPIMTFIFAGFNIKIKKLATGKA; translated from the coding sequence ATGATTGACCAAAACACTAATGAACATAGGGAAAATGAGCATATTGTTGACAATAAAGAATTAAGCATTTTTGCTGCTTTAGTTCCTGTAATTGCCCTAGTTGCCATGTTGGCTTACAATGTTTATGTGTTTGGTGATGATGCGCTCAGCGGATCAAATCAGTTTATTTTATTGCTTGGTGGCGCAGTGGCCGCAATAGTTGGTTTTCTGAACAAGGTATCTTACAAGCAAATGATTGCCGAGGTTGAAGAGAACATAAAATCTACCACGGGAGCGTTACTTATACTTTTAATGGTAGGTGCTCTAGCGGGTACTTGGCTGGTTAGTGGCATAATTCCGGCCATGATCTACTACGGACTTCAAATACTTAATCCTACCATATTTTTAGCAGCTTGTGTGATTATTTGTGCCATTATATCCGTAGCAACAGGTAGTAGCTGGACCACTTCTGCAACCGTAGGTATTGCCTTAATAGGTATTGGTGAAGCACTGGGTATTTCTTTGGGAATGACCGCAGGAGCAGTTTTATCCGGAGCATATTTTGGCGATAAGTTATCTCCCCTGAGCGACACCACAAATTTAGCACCTGCAATGGCCGGTGGAGAATTGTTCTCGCATATAAAGTATATGCTATGGACTACGGTACCAACTATTTCCGTTACGCTAATTGTATTTTTAATTATTGGTTTTAGCCTTAATACAAGTGGAGAAGCTGATGTTGACGCCATTTTAGCATCTATAGATTCCTCTTTTAATATCAACGGATGGTTATTCTTAGTACCCATTGCCGTTATTGCACTAATAGTTAAAAAAACACCTCCATTGGCGGCATTACTTATAGGTACTTTATTAGCGGCTATTTTTGCATTGATCTTTCAACCGAATATTGTTGCCGGCATCACAGGAGCATCAGAATTAAATTTTGAATCAGGTTATCAGGGAATCTTAAAAGCCATTACGGTAAGTACTGATATACCCACCGATAATAAAGCCTTAAGCGATTTATTCTCATCAAAAGGCATGAAAGGAATGTTGGACACCATTTGGCTTATAATTTGCGCTATGTTTTTTGGTGGTATTATGGATGGTATTGGAGCTTTGGCAAGAATTACAAAATCATTGTTGAGCATGGCTAAATCTACTTTTGGGCTATTCTTTAGCACTGGAATTAGCTGTATTGTTTTAAACGGTACCGCTTCCGATCAATATTTAGCAATTGTAGTACCGGGCAAAATGTTCTCAAAAGCATTCAAGGACAAAGGCTTGGCTCCTGAAAATTTGAGCAGAACTCTTGAAGATACTGGTACGGTTACATCTGTTTTAATTCCGTATAACACCTGTGGTGCTTACCATAGTGGTGTTTTGGGTGTTGGTGTAGCAGAGTATTTTGTTTATGCCATTTTTAACTGGTTAAGCCCAATTATGACCTTCATCTTTGCAGGCTTTAACATTAAAATAAAAAAGTTGGCCACGGGCAAAGCCTAA